The window CATAGTGAACAGATGATGTATGCCAAGGTGATGTTCGCCAAAGCCCAAAAGGGAGAAATTCCTCTCCACAAGCATGTACATGAGCAGATCACGTATGTGATGAAGGGCAGTTTTCAGTTCATGATTGATGATGGGGTAACGAAGGATATACAGATCGTCAAAGTAGGCGACAGCATCCATTTTCCATCCAATGTACTGCATGGCTGTATTCCGCTGGAGGATGACGGCATCCTGCTGGATGCCTTTACACCGGCACGTGCAGACTTTCTGTAGCAGAGGCAATAAAAACCCCCTGCATTTGCGGAGTAGACTTCCGCGGATGCAGGGGGTTTTCTTGTTTAAGCTTCCATTTTCTGCGCC of the Paenibacillus pedocola genome contains:
- a CDS encoding cupin domain-containing protein, whose translation is MFFKDKEIQTVTVDSNTTRKVLAHSEQMMYAKVMFAKAQKGEIPLHKHVHEQITYVMKGSFQFMIDDGVTKDIQIVKVGDSIHFPSNVLHGCIPLEDDGILLDAFTPARADFL